The sequence below is a genomic window from bacterium.
AAGCGTCCCCGGTCACCAGGATGATATCGAATTGCTGGAATCCGAGGGTCTTTGCTTCATTCAGGGAGAGGGGCAGGAAGGTGGGTTGTTTGTTCATGCGTGGGTCTCGATATTGTATCTGGATGGTGATTGGGTTTTGAATGATAAAATGATATTTAATGTTGGTCAGAATAAACTATCTGGCGTCATCAGACTCCAGTAACCATTTCCAGATGGGTTTTATACATATATTTTTATCATCCAGTTCTAAAGATCCTTCTTCTTCTAAAGTGAGAATATATCCTTCTTTTAAGTCATATTTCTTCATAGCATCCATTAATCCTGCGATTTCTCGTTGTTTTGTGACCGGATTGTCCAATTTTTGAGATACCTGGATTGCCTGTGTTATTTTTAGATTTTCTTTAATGACAAGATCACATTCATTTTTTTCCAAATGATAATATATCTCATCATATCTTCTTTTAAGCTCAAGGAATACTAAATTTTCAAGTCGTTTTCCTGTATTTTCCGAGAAATTAAAAGAAACAGTTTTTAGAAAACTATTATCTCCCACATATATTTTAGATGAAGACACTTTTTGTTTTTTAATCGAATAATCAAATCTGCCAACCTGGTATACTAAAAATACGTTCTGGAAATAATCAATATAATTTTTAATTGTACTCAGACTTTTAATTCCACATACCTTTTTTAATGTTGAATAGGAATATATTCCGCCAATATTTGAGAACAAAAACAGAATCAGGTCTTTTAATTCCTTAACCTCTCTTACTTTATATCTGTTCAATATATCCTTGTTTAAAATATCTTCAAAATATTGTTTGGACAATTGTATATCATCGTTTTTCAGGATAAGGGGAAAACCTCCATTGTTAAAATACTCTAAAAATGAGGTATATACTTTCGTTTTTTGGGAACTTGTCAGGTGTTCAAGGTTTACGGATTCAATCTCTTTAAGCCTGAGATATTCTTTAAATGAAAAGGGAAATAATTTAATTACTTTATTTCTTCCGGTAAGATATGTAGAAATCTCTGAACTTAACAGATTTGAATTTGAACCGGTAACAAATACCTTGGTTCCTTGTGAATATAGATTGTTTACCCATTTTTCCCAGAATGTTACGTTTTGAACTTCATCCAAAAAGTACACAACATTTTCATGTTCCCCAAATAATTCTAAAACAATGTCCTGTATTTCCGGGAAGTTATCCGGGTTAAAATTAATAAACCTGATATCATCAAAATCGATGAATACTTTGGTACCTTCAACTTTCTGTGATATCAATTTCAAAAGAGAACTTTTTCCACACCTTCTTATTCCTGATATTACGATAATCTCATTGCCATTTAAATAATATTCCAGATTCAGGTCTCTATCGATAAGGTCCTCCTTTTTGCTGAACAGAGCTTGCTGATCAATGATTACTTGGCGAAGTTTATTTTTTTCCATTATAATGAATAAGTCGTATATTTACTTATATAGTTTTCGTTACCATTTAATAAGTACTTATAAAAACATATTAAATAATAAAATATACTCAGCATCTATACATAATATCCCTGAATTGAAGTGTAGAAAAGGTAATAGATAATCCCGCAAGAA
It includes:
- a CDS encoding ATP-binding protein; protein product: MEKNKLRQVIIDQQALFSKKEDLIDRDLNLEYYLNGNEIIVISGIRRCGKSSLLKLISQKVEGTKVFIDFDDIRFINFNPDNFPEIQDIVLELFGEHENVVYFLDEVQNVTFWEKWVNNLYSQGTKVFVTGSNSNLLSSEISTYLTGRNKVIKLFPFSFKEYLRLKEIESVNLEHLTSSQKTKVYTSFLEYFNNGGFPLILKNDDIQLSKQYFEDILNKDILNRYKVREVKELKDLILFLFSNIGGIYSYSTLKKVCGIKSLSTIKNYIDYFQNVFLVYQVGRFDYSIKKQKVSSSKIYVGDNSFLKTVSFNFSENTGKRLENLVFLELKRRYDEIYYHLEKNECDLVIKENLKITQAIQVSQKLDNPVTKQREIAGLMDAMKKYDLKEGYILTLEEEGSLELDDKNICIKPIWKWLLESDDAR